A segment of the Photobacterium leiognathi genome:
TACTGAGCCATTCCAGTAATCACCACGATGCCTGTTACCGAAGCGATAACCTGTTGCCAATGGTTAATATTTAGCACCTCTGATTGCTCTCTGTTAAAAAATAATGAAATGAATAACCCTAGGGCAGCAAACCATACAAATACATATAGAGGCTGCAACAGTTGCAACGTAGCAAAGAAGTACACTACCAATAATAACAGCCATAATCGAGTTGATTCAATTAAACGCTTTTGATCAGAGTATCTACGTTGATATACCACCAAAGACACTAAAGCAATCAATCCACCTAAAACTACGCCAGCCACAATATCCGCTGGGTAATGTACACCAAGCCAAACTCTGGCAGCACCAGCAAGGAGTGAAAGCATAAGCCAACTCACTAACGTCGTGCTCAAGCCAATATATCCGCATTGTTCACCTCGTTTTGTTACCCATCCTAGTAGCAGACCTACGATAGCAGCCGCTTGTGTTGCATGACCACTAGGAAAGCTAAAACCACTGGCTTGTGCTTGTTGTAAGCTAGGTAATAAATAAAACGGTCTAGGAATAGCAAAAATCATTTTTAGAAGATTAACAGAGTAGGCTGTCGCCAGCAGAGCAAAGGCAATTGTTAAACTGTAACGCAAAGGTAAAAACAGTAAAAAGAGTAAAAACAATCCAACAGCGAATGCGCCTTCGCCTAAGCAATTACTTAAAGAGAGCAGGCTACCAATCATAGGCATCGATTTGACCCATGCTTGAAAAGAAGCCATAACGGGCAGTTGCTTTATCTGTAGTTCACTTGCTTTATCAGACAAATCTTCAAGCTCATGAAACACACTGGGCCTACTCGCCTTCACCCAAGAATTCAGGGCAGCGGTATCAGCCGGATAACGATATTTATCAAGAACAGCAGGTGTTAATGAAGCAAGATAGACCTGACGAATTTCTTTGCCAAAATGTTTGGAATTCAACGCTGGAATGATCGCTGCACCAAAATGATTATCGATAGCTTGCTTAAGAAAGCCAACACTTTCACGTGGCTGACAAGCGAATACAACCCGATTGTTATCTATGGAAAGCAGTTCACCTATGTCGACATTGATACCTGTCTCTTCAAGGGTTTCTCGCTTGGCTGCAGCCTGAAATGTCTCACCACTATCAATATACCCTCCAGGTAAAGAGAGCGTGCGCGTCAGGTAGTCTTGAACTAAAACGACCTGTCCATCTTCATTATGAATAACACAAGTCGCGCCTTTAGGTTGATAAGATAAGTTTTCTTGAGAAAAAACAGATGAGCTTAATAAGCTGACAAAGAATAAGAGTTGCAATAATACATGTTGCAAAATAAAGCTCCCTTTATTGTAATAATTAGGACGTAATTATGGAGGCTATTTTGTTGACATCCAACTAAAGATGATAAAGGTATATGAATATATAATTAAAAACGGCTGTATTTAACATATTCCATCTTTTGCGCACCACCAGATCCGTGTTCGATTGAATTTAACGGTGAAGCCATTGTTTTAGATAGACTTCTCACGCCCGTAAACAGCTTTTA
Coding sequences within it:
- a CDS encoding bifunctional NUDIX hydrolase/phosphatase PAP2 family protein, translating into MQHVLLQLLFFVSLLSSSVFSQENLSYQPKGATCVIHNEDGQVVLVQDYLTRTLSLPGGYIDSGETFQAAAKRETLEETGINVDIGELLSIDNNRVVFACQPRESVGFLKQAIDNHFGAAIIPALNSKHFGKEIRQVYLASLTPAVLDKYRYPADTAALNSWVKASRPSVFHELEDLSDKASELQIKQLPVMASFQAWVKSMPMIGSLLSLSNCLGEGAFAVGLFLLFLLFLPLRYSLTIAFALLATAYSVNLLKMIFAIPRPFYLLPSLQQAQASGFSFPSGHATQAAAIVGLLLGWVTKRGEQCGYIGLSTTLVSWLMLSLLAGAARVWLGVHYPADIVAGVVLGGLIALVSLVVYQRRYSDQKRLIESTRLWLLLLVVYFFATLQLLQPLYVFVWFAALGLFISLFFNREQSEVLNINHWQQVIASVTGIVVITGMAQYLVISSTTSIIILSVNALAIFSGILWILIGSPYLTRHFNHR